GCTCCAGAGGGAGTTTCGATTTTGGCTGGCTGCGCACTGCACACAGCTTTTCCTTTGGCGAGTACCGCAATCCGGCTCGAGTACAATTTGGTCAATTACGCGTCCTGAATGATGATTCCTTGATTGGCGGGGCCGGGTTTGACACGCATCCACATAGGAATATGGAAATCATTAGCATTCCGCTGCGCGGCGCCCTCGAACATCACGATAGCGGCGGAAACCATGGGGTCCTTCGCTCTGGCAACATTCAAATCATGTCCGCTGGCGCCGGCA
This DNA window, taken from Leptospirales bacterium, encodes the following:
- a CDS encoding pirin family protein yields the protein MDSKLEIHRARSRGSFDFGWLRTAHSFSFGEYRNPARVQFGQLRVLNDDSLIGGAGFDTHPHRNMEIISIPLRGALEHHDSGGNHGVLRSGNIQIMSAGAGILHSEFNHSATEDLNFLQIWILPRIRDIDPRYQQ